In Arcobacter sp. F2176, a single window of DNA contains:
- a CDS encoding molybdopterin-binding protein, protein MNKIEAIISQIDNIDNLNIVQFDFSGIKLKMMSLDLNENIKIGQKVILVAKATNIILARDFEGMISFSNQIKAKIESIEEGKLLCSVTIKAKNSYFQSIITQASAKKMNLKKDDEINIFIKASDLSIEEVINV, encoded by the coding sequence ATGAATAAAATAGAAGCTATCATATCTCAAATAGACAATATTGATAATCTCAATATTGTGCAATTTGATTTTTCAGGAATTAAACTCAAAATGATGAGTTTAGATCTTAATGAAAATATTAAAATCGGTCAAAAAGTTATATTAGTGGCAAAAGCTACAAATATTATCTTGGCAAGAGATTTTGAAGGTATGATTAGTTTCTCTAATCAAATAAAAGCAAAGATTGAAAGTATAGAAGAGGGTAAACTCCTTTGTAGTGTGACAATAAAAGCTAAAAATTCATATTTCCAATCAATTATAACCCAAGCAAGTGCAAAAAAAATGAATCTAAAAAAAGATGATGAAATTAATATTTTTATAAAAGCAAGTGATTTATCTATTGAGGAAGTAATAAATGTTTGA
- the modB gene encoding molybdate ABC transporter permease subunit: protein MFETLKAIEFGPFILSFKLAFITTLILFVISLPLSWYLSQTKSRLKPFLEAITALPIVLPPSVLGFYILWALSYNSPIGAFFENTLGVKLVFNFYGLVIASCFYSLPFMVQPLQSGFESISKNMIEASYICGKGKIKTLLKVALPNIKPALLTAIIVTFAHTVGEFGVVLMVGGSIPGETKVASVAIYEMVEIMDYKSAHIYSAIMVIISFLVLLSVYIFNGRNNKKFGI, encoded by the coding sequence ATGTTTGAAACCCTGAAAGCTATAGAATTTGGTCCCTTTATACTCTCATTTAAATTAGCATTTATTACAACTTTAATTTTATTTGTGATTTCATTACCTCTTTCTTGGTATCTCTCACAAACAAAATCAAGATTGAAACCTTTTTTAGAAGCAATTACAGCTCTTCCAATAGTTTTACCTCCTTCTGTTCTAGGGTTTTATATTTTGTGGGCTTTATCTTATAATTCTCCAATAGGTGCCTTTTTTGAAAATACTCTTGGAGTAAAACTAGTATTCAATTTTTATGGGCTTGTAATTGCTAGTTGTTTTTATAGTCTACCTTTTATGGTTCAACCCTTACAAAGTGGTTTTGAAAGTATTAGTAAAAATATGATTGAAGCTAGTTATATTTGTGGAAAAGGGAAAATAAAAACTTTATTAAAAGTAGCCTTACCAAATATAAAACCAGCTCTTCTTACAGCAATAATTGTAACCTTCGCACATACAGTAGGAGAGTTTGGAGTTGTTCTTATGGTAGGAGGAAGTATTCCAGGTGAGACAAAAGTAGCTTCAGTTGCTATATATGAAATGGTAGAAATAATGGATTATAAAAGTGCCCATATTTATAGTGCTATTATGGTAATAATAAGCTTTTTAGTACTTCTTAGTGTTTATATCTTCAATGGCAGAAATAACAAAAAGTTTGGGATATAG
- a CDS encoding ABC transporter ATP-binding protein, giving the protein MIKIDIFKKLHGSDGQMNLDVNLEINEGDFIALAGLSGSGKTTLLRILAGLEEAKGEIKIGESYWQNESIFLAPQKREIGFVFQDYALFPNMSVIDNLLFVKKDKDLAIKLLKLTEMQELKNRLPNTLSGGQKQRVSLCRALMNKPKLLLMDEPLSALDPQMRVKLQQEILTLHKEFNTTTIMVSHDPSEMYRLSNRVIVLNQGLVINDGKAKDILLKTSGSQKFSFEGELLDIIKVDVIQVAIVSIGQQLVEVVISNDEAKNLNIGQKVLVSTKAFAPLIKQI; this is encoded by the coding sequence ATGATAAAAATAGATATTTTTAAAAAACTACATGGTTCAGATGGACAGATGAATTTGGATGTAAATTTAGAGATTAATGAGGGTGATTTTATTGCATTAGCAGGATTGAGCGGGAGTGGTAAAACTACACTTTTAAGAATACTTGCAGGTCTAGAAGAAGCCAAAGGTGAGATAAAAATAGGTGAAAGCTATTGGCAAAATGAATCAATTTTTCTAGCTCCACAAAAAAGAGAAATAGGTTTTGTTTTCCAAGACTATGCACTATTTCCAAATATGAGTGTGATAGATAATCTTTTATTTGTAAAAAAAGATAAAGACTTAGCAATAAAACTTTTAAAATTAACCGAAATGCAAGAGTTAAAAAATAGATTACCTAACACTTTAAGTGGTGGACAAAAACAAAGAGTTAGCCTTTGTCGAGCACTAATGAATAAACCAAAACTTTTACTTATGGATGAGCCTTTATCAGCCTTAGACCCTCAAATGAGAGTAAAACTACAACAAGAGATATTAACACTTCACAAAGAGTTTAATACAACCACAATAATGGTAAGTCATGATCCAAGTGAAATGTATAGATTATCAAATAGAGTTATAGTTTTAAATCAAGGTTTAGTTATAAATGATGGAAAAGCTAAAGATATTTTATTAAAAACAAGTGGTTCTCAAAAATTCTCATTTGAGGGAGAATTACTTGATATTATAAAAGTTGATGTTATTCAAGTAGCAATTGTATCAATAGGTCAACAGCTTGTGGAGGTTGTTATAAGTAATGATGAAGCAAAAAATTTAAATATAGGACAAAAAGTTTTAGTAAGTACAAAAGCTTTTGCCCCATTAATAAAACAGATTTAA
- the modD gene encoding ModD protein, protein MFILTDNELQQYINDDIPYFDLTTYLQGQSNKKAKLSIFTREDIIVSCSEEAKRIAELLNCKVKSFVPSKTFIKQNDVILEFIGKYEDVHKAWKVCQVLLEYSCKMASNTNKMKKEIESVNKTCELLSTRKSFPFAKKLCIKSIIIGGATPHRLGLSESILLFPQHRIVYKNEKDFLNDIKRLKQKTPEKKIVIETETYEDAIILMQNEVDVIQIDKIKIPILKKIIQYKNENFPSVSILAAGGINLSNVKEYASLGVDGIVSSAMYSSGMADFGSKMKLLPKEN, encoded by the coding sequence ATGTTCATTCTAACAGATAATGAACTTCAACAATATATAAATGATGATATACCTTACTTTGATTTAACCACTTATCTTCAAGGACAATCAAATAAGAAAGCAAAATTAAGTATCTTTACTAGAGAAGATATTATTGTCTCTTGTAGTGAAGAAGCAAAAAGAATTGCTGAGCTTTTAAATTGCAAAGTGAAAAGTTTTGTTCCATCAAAAACTTTTATAAAACAAAATGATGTAATTTTGGAGTTTATTGGTAAATATGAAGATGTTCATAAGGCATGGAAAGTTTGTCAAGTATTATTAGAATATAGTTGTAAGATGGCAAGTAATACTAATAAAATGAAAAAAGAAATAGAAAGCGTAAATAAAACTTGTGAACTTTTATCCACTAGAAAAAGTTTTCCTTTTGCAAAAAAATTATGTATAAAATCAATTATAATAGGTGGAGCTACACCACATCGTTTAGGATTAAGTGAAAGTATTCTTCTTTTCCCTCAACACAGAATAGTTTATAAAAATGAAAAAGACTTTTTAAATGATATAAAAAGATTAAAACAAAAAACCCCAGAGAAAAAAATAGTAATAGAAACTGAAACATATGAAGATGCAATAATTCTAATGCAAAATGAAGTAGATGTAATTCAAATTGATAAAATAAAAATTCCTATATTAAAAAAAATCATTCAATATAAAAATGAGAATTTTCCAAGCGTAAGCATCTTAGCTGCAGGTGGAATAAATTTATCAAATGTAAAAGAATATGCCTCTTTAGGCGTTGACGGTATAGTTTCAAGTGCTATGTACTCAAGTGGTATGGCAGATTTTGGAAGTAAAATGAAATTACTTCCAAAAGAAAATTAA
- a CDS encoding nickel-dependent hydrogenase large subunit, with protein MKKIVIDPITRIEGHLRAEVEVDENGIVKEAYVSGQLFRGIEIILQNRDPRDAGLLAGRVCGVCTNSHFRGAIGAVESAYSLSIPENARIIRDLMSMALFIQDHVVHFYQLHLLDFVDVLSALKANPKETTKEAHKYCEKPFRNSNTHYEAVLEKLQNFIDAGRLGPFNSGYWGHSDYKLSSEQNLILLSHYFEALQFQTKISKAIAIFGGKTPHPQSLVVGGITSVADMLNPQRLNDFIFVIKEASDFINRAYLPDMKLLAIAYKDEIKSKSGKTIGNFLSVGGYPINKEMKLFSGGVIFEQDLSNIQEFDANKIKEEVQRAWYSDDAKQEPFYTDLNEDGTLKTKNKDDKYSWIKAPRYDGKTMETGPIARLIISYLNNNTAINSFVDEFLKETSLSLEDLNSTVGRNCARAIESQYICEYIFKLVSNLIQNIKYYDTNTWDRYNFEELKKDASGYVFLEVPRGVLLHSINIENAKIKNYQIIAPTTWNATPKNSDGIRGAYEEALVGIKIKDLEKPLEVLKVLHSFDPCLACAVHIIDTKGKYLGEYKV; from the coding sequence ATGAAAAAAATTGTTATTGATCCCATTACTAGAATTGAGGGGCATTTAAGAGCTGAAGTAGAAGTTGATGAAAATGGTATTGTAAAAGAAGCTTATGTAAGCGGACAACTTTTTCGAGGTATTGAAATTATTTTACAAAATAGAGACCCAAGAGATGCAGGACTTCTAGCAGGAAGAGTTTGTGGAGTTTGTACAAATTCTCACTTTAGAGGAGCTATTGGAGCAGTAGAAAGTGCTTATTCTTTGAGTATCCCAGAAAATGCTAGGATAATAAGAGATTTGATGTCTATGGCTTTATTTATTCAAGACCACGTGGTACATTTTTATCAGTTACATTTGCTTGATTTTGTTGATGTCCTAAGTGCCTTAAAGGCAAATCCAAAAGAGACAACAAAAGAGGCTCATAAGTATTGTGAAAAACCATTTAGAAACTCAAATACACATTATGAAGCAGTTTTAGAAAAGCTTCAAAACTTTATAGATGCTGGAAGATTAGGGCCTTTTAATAGTGGATATTGGGGGCATAGTGATTATAAATTAAGTAGTGAACAAAATTTAATTTTATTATCCCACTATTTTGAAGCCTTACAATTTCAAACAAAAATCTCAAAAGCCATAGCAATTTTTGGAGGTAAAACTCCCCATCCTCAATCTTTGGTTGTAGGTGGTATTACAAGTGTTGCAGATATGCTAAATCCCCAAAGACTCAATGACTTCATTTTTGTAATAAAAGAGGCAAGTGATTTTATAAATCGAGCTTATTTACCTGATATGAAATTATTAGCAATTGCCTATAAAGATGAGATAAAATCGAAAAGTGGAAAAACAATAGGTAACTTTTTAAGTGTGGGTGGTTACCCTATAAATAAAGAGATGAAACTTTTTTCTGGTGGAGTTATATTTGAACAAGATTTATCAAATATACAAGAATTTGATGCCAACAAAATAAAAGAAGAAGTTCAAAGAGCTTGGTATAGTGATGATGCAAAACAAGAACCTTTTTATACTGATTTAAATGAAGATGGTACTTTAAAAACTAAAAATAAAGATGACAAATATTCTTGGATAAAAGCTCCCCGATATGATGGCAAGACTATGGAAACAGGTCCAATTGCAAGACTTATTATTAGTTATTTAAACAATAATACTGCCATAAACTCTTTTGTTGATGAGTTTTTAAAAGAGACCTCTTTGAGTCTTGAAGATTTAAATTCAACTGTTGGAAGAAATTGTGCAAGGGCAATTGAGAGTCAATATATTTGTGAATATATTTTTAAACTAGTTTCAAATTTAATTCAAAATATTAAATACTATGATACAAATACTTGGGACAGATACAATTTTGAAGAGCTAAAAAAAGATGCAAGTGGGTATGTTTTCTTAGAAGTTCCAAGAGGAGTTTTACTTCATAGTATAAATATAGAAAATGCCAAAATTAAAAATTATCAAATCATAGCTCCAACAACTTGGAATGCAACTCCAAAAAATAGTGATGGTATTAGAGGTGCATATGAAGAGGCTTTAGTTGGAATCAAAATAAAAGATTTAGAAAAACCTCTTGAGGTTTTAAAAGTCCTACACTCTTTTGATCCATGTTTAGCATGTGCTGTGCATATCATAGATACAAAAGGTAAGTATTTAGGAGAGTATAAAGTTTAA
- a CDS encoding hydrogenase small subunit: protein MKIIIIGGGIAAVYLANNILNVDSSCSVTILSDEEYIPYDRIHLCRLIESNNDVENIKLELNSSVNLQLKQTISNINKDKKQVFSNDKTYDYDKLIIATGSTPITLLDTTLENVSVFRNVNDCKKIEQYCKTNEVVLVGSGPIALELLDTLNEMADVKSITLLIRSRHLYDKYISAESMQIMENSFLKNKKARISYEDEIVECKIKNNKIEVLKTKKLNIKNPFIVFGIGIKANAKPFEKFIDVNKGILVNEFMQSSDKNIYAVGECAEVVKDNFVAGHVKECTTQANVAISHIFQKDIINFELDTAVDMLKIGDFTLVEICSSDFDKGFEKVVIESIDKKRVDEYFLKDKKLIRFIGINSNIDTAYLEKVINEKDEIDLNYLYENRELSPRGKLVCACKHIYYEDLKDLVISCKIDSFSSLKEFSEAGRVCGRCKKEIDDIILDSQHLIDYDTPKKTPEELRLEEELKRSQRSIEKFKKLHPKNNMDENNLESALKMLDMGKSEINSWISMVTASMKLNPAFEDVVSEGIKNLNKIPIIWLELSDCSGNSEAFIKSSNPVLEDLIFDYISLDYHELLMSASGDESETILENIIKNDKGKYVLIVEGAVSLGLDGKYLRIGKKGETGVELLKKCAKDAALVLAVGSCAFDGGVVSAYPNPTGAVGVAQALNRDDIINITGCPTNPINIVGTLLSYMMFEEIPALDKFNRPLWAYEQRVHDNCERRGHYELGEFVKEWGDDGAKNGWCLFEMGCKGPFANVNCPSMKFNQGTSWPVQVGHGCMGCTELGFFDKFANERVYKEKEDEK from the coding sequence ATGAAGATAATTATTATAGGTGGAGGAATTGCCGCAGTTTATTTAGCAAATAATATTTTAAATGTAGATTCATCATGTAGTGTTACTATTCTTAGTGATGAAGAATATATCCCTTATGATAGGATACATCTTTGTAGATTAATTGAATCTAATAATGATGTTGAGAATATAAAGCTTGAACTAAATAGTTCTGTGAACTTACAACTTAAGCAAACTATTTCAAATATCAATAAAGATAAAAAACAAGTCTTTTCAAATGATAAAACTTATGACTATGACAAACTTATAATTGCCACAGGCTCTACTCCTATAACTCTTCTAGATACAACTTTAGAAAATGTCTCTGTTTTTAGAAATGTAAATGATTGTAAGAAAATAGAACAATATTGTAAAACAAATGAAGTAGTTCTTGTGGGAAGTGGACCCATTGCTTTGGAACTACTTGATACTTTAAATGAAATGGCTGATGTAAAAAGTATAACTTTACTCATAAGAAGTAGACACTTATACGATAAATATATATCTGCTGAATCTATGCAAATAATGGAAAATAGTTTTTTAAAAAATAAAAAAGCAAGAATCTCTTATGAAGATGAGATTGTTGAATGCAAAATCAAAAATAATAAAATCGAAGTTTTAAAAACAAAAAAATTAAATATAAAAAATCCTTTTATTGTTTTTGGAATAGGAATAAAAGCAAATGCAAAACCTTTTGAAAAATTTATTGATGTAAACAAAGGTATTTTAGTAAATGAGTTTATGCAAAGTAGTGATAAAAATATCTATGCAGTTGGAGAGTGTGCTGAAGTTGTAAAAGATAATTTTGTAGCAGGTCACGTAAAAGAGTGTACAACCCAAGCAAATGTAGCAATATCTCATATCTTTCAAAAAGATATTATTAACTTTGAACTTGATACTGCAGTTGATATGCTTAAAATTGGGGATTTTACTTTAGTTGAAATTTGCTCATCAGATTTTGATAAAGGTTTTGAAAAGGTTGTTATTGAATCAATAGATAAAAAAAGAGTTGATGAATACTTCTTAAAAGATAAAAAGCTAATAAGATTTATCGGAATTAATTCAAATATTGATACAGCATATTTAGAAAAAGTTATAAATGAAAAGGATGAGATAGATTTAAACTATTTATATGAAAATAGAGAATTAAGCCCAAGAGGAAAATTAGTTTGTGCGTGTAAACATATTTATTATGAGGATTTAAAAGATCTTGTGATTTCATGTAAGATTGACTCTTTTTCTTCATTAAAAGAGTTCAGTGAAGCAGGAAGAGTTTGTGGAAGATGTAAAAAAGAGATAGATGATATTATTTTGGATTCACAACATTTAATAGATTATGATACTCCTAAAAAAACTCCTGAAGAGCTAAGATTAGAAGAAGAATTAAAAAGAAGTCAAAGAAGTATTGAGAAGTTTAAAAAACTACATCCAAAAAATAATATGGATGAAAATAATTTAGAATCGGCACTAAAAATGCTTGATATGGGTAAAAGTGAAATTAATAGTTGGATCTCTATGGTAACAGCTAGTATGAAATTAAACCCAGCCTTTGAAGATGTTGTAAGTGAGGGAATTAAAAATTTAAATAAGATTCCAATTATTTGGTTGGAGTTAAGTGATTGTAGCGGGAATAGTGAAGCCTTTATAAAATCATCAAATCCAGTATTAGAAGACTTGATATTTGATTATATCTCTTTAGATTATCATGAGTTACTTATGAGTGCAAGTGGTGATGAGAGTGAGACTATCTTAGAAAATATAATCAAAAATGATAAAGGAAAATATGTCTTGATAGTTGAAGGTGCAGTTTCTTTAGGTCTTGATGGAAAGTATTTACGAATAGGGAAAAAAGGTGAAACAGGAGTTGAGCTTTTAAAAAAATGTGCAAAAGATGCAGCACTCGTATTAGCAGTTGGTTCATGTGCTTTTGATGGAGGAGTAGTATCTGCCTATCCAAATCCAACAGGTGCTGTTGGAGTGGCTCAAGCTTTAAATAGAGATGATATTATAAATATCACAGGCTGTCCCACAAATCCTATAAATATAGTAGGAACCTTGCTTTCATATATGATGTTTGAAGAAATACCAGCTTTGGATAAATTTAACCGTCCTTTATGGGCTTATGAACAAAGGGTTCATGATAATTGTGAAAGAAGAGGTCATTATGAACTTGGCGAATTTGTAAAAGAATGGGGAGATGATGGGGCAAAAAATGGTTGGTGTCTTTTTGAGATGGGTTGTAAAGGTCCATTTGCTAATGTAAATTGCCCATCTATGAAGTTTAATCAAGGAACAAGTTGGCCGGTACAAGTTGGGCATGGCTGTATGGGGTGTACTGAACTTGGATTTTTTGATAAATTTGCAAATGAGAGAGTATATAAAGAAAAAGAGGATGAAAAATAA